The Dioscorea cayenensis subsp. rotundata cultivar TDr96_F1 chromosome 18, TDr96_F1_v2_PseudoChromosome.rev07_lg8_w22 25.fasta, whole genome shotgun sequence genome includes the window TGAGATGTTAAGTGTAAACAAGAAGCTGGTGGAGTgaagagtaagaagaagaagaacacttaatattcaaaatacttCTCACTACTCTCAATACAAACCATTCTCTCATATATAAAGAGAGACAAGACCTCAAAAGCAGTCAACCTGACATGCTATGAAGACTTAACCTAACTTAGACGAAAATAAGTCTTGACAGCTACTAAAACCTTAACATAGGATAACATAACTGACCATTCTCATGCAACATACGTACATGGCATTCTATTACTCAGCTTCTCTAATAACCAATGTGCACTCTGAGTAGTCTTCAACAAACTCCTCAAGCCTCCCTGAGCTCACTCCGAGCCCCTCACACATCATCCCCATCACTTCCCTCCCCACCACCTTCACCTGCTCTTCCCACGCCACCAGCTCTGATCTGCAAACCTCCGGGATCATGTCCACTTCTGGTCGGACAGGACTGAAGGTGACCTGCAACGTATCTTTCCAGTTAGCGGCCGCCGAGTAAAACAGATCCATGTTCGAGAAGTAGCTAACGCCACCACGGGGCGCACGTGTGTAGTGTTGGGAACGGATGGCGGCCGGGAGCTCGTGGAAGGATCGGACGGAGGAGATGGTGTTGTCGATGGTGGAGAGAGGGATGCCATGGTTGATGAGCTGGAAGAAGCCCCAGTCTTGGCATGCAGAGCGGATGAGATCGACGGCGATGGGGCGTGGGAGAGAGAGATCGAAGATGGGGATTGAGAGGTGGGTGGAGGTGGGGATTGAGAGGCAGATGTTGGGGTGGTGGAATATGGCGGGAAGGGAGGTGATGCCAGAGTCAACGAGGCCTTTGACTCCGGTTTTGGTATCATTGAACACTTTTAGAGCTGGAACTTTGTCGGTGGTGGCTGAGGACATGGCCATACTTGGTTTCAAGGATAATGTGCGCTTGCCTCTTTTTTATTAATGGCGTATTTCTTCCGTTTTGGCTATATTAGGCTTTGTTTAGGTTGATTTTGGaaagaagcattttttttttaattagtagaagcacttgttttaaaagtgtttttaagaataaattaagtctttataaaaataaataaataaagtgtttttgagtattttatgtttggataacTTAAAGCAAAAACACTTAATAAGAGAGATCATTCATTGTCAGAGTTGTGTACATGAAGATACAATGGATggacaaatgaaaaaaatttgtactAATGAAACCTTATGATATTTGTATGATAGATGAGTTTGTTTCAATCCCATGTATTCAACTTTGCATAGATTGTGCATTGTTTAAGAGCTCTCAAATCTAAATgtttatttctgcatttcatGGGTAAGAGTtcagtatgatttttttttttagattgctTTAAGAGGAAAgatatttattgaataattgaAAGTGATTTCTAAACTCTCGTGGCAGTGAATTGCTTAAACAAATTGATTGTGAAGCTATAAAATTAATGCATTTTATGTTAAGTCTATGTTGTTATTATGCCATGAGAGAGATCATTTATTCTTAAAGTGTCAACAAAACCTTATAATAACTCTTCTATTATAGATGAACTGGATTTGATTCCATTGCATGTTCAACTTTTTTGCATATATGGTGAATTTTTGCAAGCTCTCAaatttgaatgtttattttattcctgCAAATCAGGTGATGAGACATCCAGAGACTGGGACAAAGCATGGTCAAGTTTCAGAAATAAAGGGAATAAATCAGCAATGAGAAAAACTGATGAAATAGtgttattttggaaaattacCTCCCTCTAATGCttgtttgagttttatttttccaCATGATTACTAGGATGTTCTGATCAATGCCTACATAGATTCTTCTTTTATGGATTAGAGTGTTTATGTTCGTTTGATAGTTGACTTTGGATGCTTGTGAGCTTTTCTATAAAAGTTTATGGTTTTGTGTTCTGGTTCATCACCAGTCTTTTTGTAACTCTTTGGTAAATTGACCAGACTTTTGATCTATATGCTTACTGCCTTTTGATATCTGTCCATCATaatgtttcattatttaattattttggagGTCGCTAATGGTGTTAGAACTGTGAATatgtggttttatttttgtctctccTGTATAAgtgcttattttataaattaaataattgtatgaatatAATGATGATATTATGTGTCAGTAAAAAGACCATCATATCCATCACTAAAagctttgaaaatttatattaaaatagagaTATAGTGACGGTATTATCTGttagtaaaaatttataaaaaattcatccCATAGATGTATTGATGGTATTATCTATCAGtaaaaacttctaaaattttttcactAAAGCTATACTGACGGTATTATCCgtcaataaaattttttaaaaatttcaacattatagATATAATGACGGTATTATCCatcaataaaaacttttaaaaacttcATCCCTATAGCTATACTAACGATATTATCCGCCAGTAAAaacttttagaattatttaagaATAAGGATAAAGTGACGGACATTTCTGTCAGTATAGGTTACAGCAACATATTTATTGCTGTCAGTATATGCCGATGGGATATTGCAACAGGCttaatttttgtcaatataaaCCTATAGCGTCAAgggataatttgacaaaaattttactGTTGCAATAGAGTTTATGACCGTCACTATAGCATGAATATGGCTATAGTGACAGAAACTGAGGTTTTAGTGACGGATTTTTGACTGTCactataaaacaatttttttgtagtgaaagCAAAACAcacttttatatatgtaaagttgtttggatggagatttttaaaatacttttaaaagtgaaaaattactaaaatagacATTCATTGAGTTTCCATTAAATTACTATTAGACATTggtattaattataatgaaaacaataataataaaaataataataaattaatgtattatgatattaattataattacaattgttattattacattagtctattattattattattattattattattattatcataattacATTAgtcttttattattagtattgttattatgataattactattaaaataacaaaatgtgttatgattataattataattacaattacaattacaatcacaattattattattattattattattattactattagaaTAATGacttaatgtattattattattacatttataattacaattactattattattattattgttataactTAATTTATTggaattataattacaataattaaccttgtttttgttgtttactAAGAAAAAAAACCGTAAGACTTCAATTTTGAACACCATGATTAGAATATCGATAGTATTttcaaaatcacaacaataacaaaacaaCATTGTCATGCTTACATCTTAAATTAACAACAACACCATCAAGACAATAACAATAACACCACAACAACCATGATAATAagttataaatattacaaaattaacTCATATATTGATTAGAGAGTTGATCCCGAATATTATTCCTAAGTGTGATCATTTGTTGAGTGCCTTCATTAGTAGGTTGTTGCCATACAAATGAACTTGTACTACCATCATCCTCAAAGCCACATTCTCCTTCTTTAATTTGGTTGATGTCTTCAAGACCCTCAAGAACATCCAAATCATTACTACCCATCCTACGAATAAAATTATGGAGAGCAAAACATGACCATATAATTCCGAATTGAACTTTCAAAGTATACTTGGTCATATTTTGTAGGATCCTCC containing:
- the LOC120282837 gene encoding 1-aminocyclopropane-1-carboxylate oxidase homolog 3-like, producing MAMSSATTDKVPALKVFNDTKTGVKGLVDSGITSLPAIFHHPNICLSIPTSTHLSIPIFDLSLPRPIAVDLIRSACQDWGFFQLINHGIPLSTIDNTISSVRSFHELPAAIRSQHYTRAPRGGVSYFSNMDLFYSAAANWKDTLQVTFSPVRPEVDMIPEVCRSELVAWEEQVKVVGREVMGMMCEGLGVSSGRLEEFVEDYSECTLVIREAE